In Serratia liquefaciens ATCC 27592, the genomic stretch GGTTAAGCATTCGCACCGAGGATCAAAGATGCGGACTATTCACCTCGTGCCACTATCCAAACAAGCGATCCAATTGCTTGAATAAATACACGAACTTTCAGCAGGCAATGATCTGGTTTTTCCCGGGGATCACCATCCACATAAACCAATGAGCGAGAATACGGTAAACAAGGCGCTACGCTCTATTGGTTATGACACTCAAACTGAAGTATGCGGCCATGGTTTTAGGGCTATGGCATGCAGCGCGCTGGTCGAATCAGGTCTATGGTCGAGGGATGCGGTTGAACGCCAGATGAGCCACCAAGAACGCAACGGCGTGAGGGCAGCATATATTCACAAAGCCGAGCATATGGAAGAACGCCGGTTGATGGTGCAATGGTGGGCTGATTATTTGGATATGAACAGTGAGCGTTACATCACACCGTATGAGTTTGCAAAAATGACAAAACAACCTCGGTAAGCTGAGACAGCAAAAAAAGATTTATAGAAAAACTGGTCACAGTGTTCACTTTTGTTTTTAGTTGTTTAAAAACAATAAATTAAACAGTGATTAGTTGGTGATGAGTTTGCTCTGACTGGTCACTCACCGTGAACAGTCAGCCCTATAAATGCAAAATACCGGCCTGAGCCGGTGATTGTTTGCACAGTGGGTGTGTGGCAGGGAGAGATTTCAGACAGAGAAAAGGCCTGCAATGCAGGCCTGAGTAGTCACCGCTACGGGGTTCCCCGGTGTTGGGTGTATGCGGTTTGTACAGGACGACTATAAGCGGCCCCGCGTAACAGCGTCCAATGGGTTCGGCAGATCAATAACCGCGTATTGATCGGCAGAAACGATCGTGACGCTATTTGCTTAGCGCATTTCACATTTGGGAAGCCAGTCGGCCTCACAGTCTTCACTTAATATCAGGTTGGTCTGCATCCCCTGATTGGTCTTGCGTTTCAACAGCGCTATTTCGTACTCACGCAGGGTTTGAGGTACGGCACGTCCGAACGCGGTCAGATTCAATGGGTACTTGTGTCCTCGCGCTTCCATATAAGACAGGTAGGCGTGATACAGGTACTTGCGCGGGTTCGCCGGGGTGATGTTGGCATTACCGATATACAGACCGTCAGGCGCACTGACCGCCAGCAGGTAGCCGCAAAAATCGACCAGCGGATCGGCACTGCGTTTAATCTCCAGCGCTTCCCCCGAATTCTGTTGCACTTCCAGCAATGCGCGGGCGTCATCGGGCGCGGTAAAACGCTGCATCAGATGGCGTACGATCACCGCCAGCTCGCCGGTGATTTTTGCCAGCAACTGCGGGTCACGCTCGTTGGCCGGTATCACTTCAGGGAACGGCAGGATCACCCGGCGACGGGACACCCCGCCGCTGCGATCACTGAACTGCATCGGGTTGTTATTCACCGCCAGAATCACCGCCGGAATGTGCGTGGAGTAGGCGTCGCGGTATTTCGGGTCGATAGCCACCGCATCGCCGCCGGTGATCGCTTTGATGCCCGCCCCGTCACCGCTCCATTTCTCTTGGTCAGGCAGGATAATCAGCGAGAACCCAACCACGGAAGCCCGTTCCCGTGACGATTCCAGCGTATCGATGGTGGCCGAGGTGGTGTTGTCTTTCCCGGCAAGCAGGCTGGCTATCGCGGCCATCACGCTTTTGCCGCTGCCGCCGGGGCCGGTGACTTCAAGGAACAGTTGCCAGTCATAGCGGTTCGCCAGCACCATAAACAGCGCGGCGAGAATACGCGCCTGCTTTTCGGGTTGCTGCCCGGCAGCGCGGGTCAGCCAGCGCCAGAAGTACGGGGCATGGTCGGCCAGATTTTCCCCGGCCTTGGGCGGTGTGTAGTCCACGCTGTTGACGGTGCGCAACCAGTGCGTTTTCTGGTGCGCGCTGAATTGCCCGGTGGCGGTATCAAATACCCCGTTACGAAAGCCAATCAGATGGCGTACCGGCGTGCCCATTTGCGGCACCATCAGCCGGAGCGTGTCCAGAATGCTGTTGATACCCGCCGCCGAGAACGGGGCGCGGATTTTCTGGAACAGCGCGGCAATCTCCCGGCTGAGTACCCGGTACGGCAACACTTGCCATGCGCCGTTTTCATAGCGGCACAGGTCTTCACCGACCGGTGGCACGGCCAACAGATGCTGGTAGTGCTCCGCCAGCAGTTCGGCCTTTTCACTGGCACTCATGGCTTTCAGGTCGGCATCGCTGAGCGTATCAAACGGGCTGGGTTGCTTGGGCTGGCTAAAGGCCGCCAACTGCGCAAGCGCGGCCAGCTTGCCCTGTTGCTGGTAAACATCATTCCAGTCGCCTGTTTCTGACGGTAACGCAGGTTTACCGCCGCTCAGTTGTGCGGCCTCGGCGGCGCGGGCCTGCCCGGTGCCGTTTTCGTCATTGTCGGCCGCCAGCAGCAACAGCGCGTCAGGATAGTGAGCACGCAACTGCTGCGCCATCGCGGGCAGGATATTGGCGTTGAGCGCGACACAGACACTTTCCCCGGTTAGTTCATGCACTGTCAGGCCGGTAGCATAGCCCTCGGTCAGCCAGATAACGGCATTATCCTGCCCCGGCAGGAAGTGGCAGGCGTGTTTTGTTTGCCCCCCGGCCAGCGTACGTTTGACGCCTGCGGCATTAATTAACTGGACGTTGACCACATCCCCGGTGTTGTCGGTCAGAGGGATCAGCAGATCGTCGGGCTGGTAAGTGATCCCGCCCACGCGCAGTGACGGCCCCTGCAATGTCAGGGCGTCAGTGTCCGGCCAGCCCTTGGCGGTCAGATAGGCATTCCCGACCTGCTTCTGGGCACTGTTGAGTAACTGTCTGGCCTGTTTTGCCGCATGGTGGTGTGCCTGTGCTTTGTCCTGCTGTTCCTGTTGGGGATTGTGTTCCGGCAATGCGCTGCCCGACGGCTCGCCCAATACCCCGGCCACCATCACGGCGGCCTCTTTGGCAGTCACAGCCAGCGCTTTTTCGACCAGATTCAGGCCATCGCCACCGCCGCACTGGTTACAGAACCATGTACCGCGCCCCTGCAGGTTATCAAAGCGAAAGCGGTCTTTGCCGCCGCAGACCGGGCAGGGCTGCGCCCGGCCCCCGGCGGTGATATGAATGCCCAGCGCGGGGAGCAACACCGGCCAGTGGCCGGTCGCTGCACGTGAGGTGTGAGAAACGCTTAATGCGGTCATTGTTTTGCCTCCTCAGTGCACGGTGGTGTTACAGGTGACGGCCATCCGGCCACAGCACAGCTCATCCATCATCTTTTGCCCGAGCGTTGTCAGGCGCGGTGGTGCCACCAGAATATCCGGCTGCACCATGTCACTGAGCATGGTGCAGGCCATGTCCATGCCCACCTCTGCGCCGTGCTGGCGGACAAAGTAGCCCTCAATGCCCATCGCAATCGCCATTTGCAGCTCATCCAGCGTGTAGCCGGGGGTCACCCGGTAAAAGGCGCAGGTATCGAGATAGGCATGGGCCAAAGCGCGGCGGTAAACGGCGGTACGGACTTCAACGGGTAAACAAGACTGTGGGGTGTTCATGCGGCGGAAGCCTCCATGCTGGCGAGAATGTGGGAGTCACAGGTTTTGACGACCTGCCCGAGCTGGTCAGTGAGTACCGCTATGACAGACGCGAAAGCGGCATTTTGAGCGGCGTCCGGGCGCTGACCGGTCGATTCGAGCGTGTCCAGCATGTCGAGAAACAGCACGCCGGTAGAATGCGCGTGCTGAAGACGCAGGAAATCAGCATGCGGAATGGGGTAATAGGTTTCACTGTGGAAACGGGCGGCCAGGGTATTCATGCCCCCCCCCTGTACAGGCAGACGGCCCGCAAACGAAAGAATGTAGTCACGCGCCAGCAGGCGGCGTGCGCTGTGCTCGGAATCCGCCACGGTGCGCAGTATGCACGGGGTTGCCGTCTGGGCAGTACGACGAATGGCCGCAAACAGGAAACAGAATTTAGGATGAGTCGGGGTGAGGGTCGTAGCCATGGTGGCAGCCTCCAATAAGTATTGGTTATTGCTACCACCGAAGTTCTCACGCAAGGGTGGTAGCCCAGACGGGGGTGAGAAACCGGCCTTATTGGAAACCGGCCAGCCCGAAGGCTGCCCCGCCTGAGCCACCATTGTTTGACAGCCACAGTAGCATAGAAACCACTGTGCAAAAAATGAGCGCACTAAGGCTACGAAATAAAAAAACACGCTCGGCGCGTGTGGTGTCGCCAATAAGTTACACGGGTTCTCACGCCCGGCTGCCGATTTTGCGACAGCGAGGGGACTATAGCGCAGGGCCGGACGCGGGGGCAAGCGGTAAGACACCCCCGGATGCTCAATCGATCGCATAGTGATCAACAGTCGGTAAGCTGGTCATTGCGGGTATCGGCTCCCGCATCGGTCAAGGGGATCGGCCCGGCGCGGAATAAACGTGGTTCGGCCAGGCTGCTGGCCAGGCGGATCACGCCGTGCTTATCGCTGCGGTGTTCCGGCAAGGCAATATCCGGCTGTTTGCGTTGCAACAGGATGGATTCTGCGACAAACAGTGCGTCGGTATCGTTCAGGGTAAAGCTCTGTCGGCCGAGCGTTAACCGCATCATGCTGCAGCCCCCTGATGACGGTTGGCGATACGT encodes the following:
- a CDS encoding primase-helicase zinc-binding domain-containing protein produces the protein MTALSVSHTSRAATGHWPVLLPALGIHITAGGRAQPCPVCGGKDRFRFDNLQGRGTWFCNQCGGGDGLNLVEKALAVTAKEAAVMVAGVLGEPSGSALPEHNPQQEQQDKAQAHHHAAKQARQLLNSAQKQVGNAYLTAKGWPDTDALTLQGPSLRVGGITYQPDDLLIPLTDNTGDVVNVQLINAAGVKRTLAGGQTKHACHFLPGQDNAVIWLTEGYATGLTVHELTGESVCVALNANILPAMAQQLRAHYPDALLLLAADNDENGTGQARAAEAAQLSGGKPALPSETGDWNDVYQQQGKLAALAQLAAFSQPKQPSPFDTLSDADLKAMSASEKAELLAEHYQHLLAVPPVGEDLCRYENGAWQVLPYRVLSREIAALFQKIRAPFSAAGINSILDTLRLMVPQMGTPVRHLIGFRNGVFDTATGQFSAHQKTHWLRTVNSVDYTPPKAGENLADHAPYFWRWLTRAAGQQPEKQARILAALFMVLANRYDWQLFLEVTGPGGSGKSVMAAIASLLAGKDNTTSATIDTLESSRERASVVGFSLIILPDQEKWSGDGAGIKAITGGDAVAIDPKYRDAYSTHIPAVILAVNNNPMQFSDRSGGVSRRRVILPFPEVIPANERDPQLLAKITGELAVIVRHLMQRFTAPDDARALLEVQQNSGEALEIKRSADPLVDFCGYLLAVSAPDGLYIGNANITPANPRKYLYHAYLSYMEARGHKYPLNLTAFGRAVPQTLREYEIALLKRKTNQGMQTNLILSEDCEADWLPKCEMR
- a CDS encoding DUF5375 family protein, whose amino-acid sequence is MNTPQSCLPVEVRTAVYRRALAHAYLDTCAFYRVTPGYTLDELQMAIAMGIEGYFVRQHGAEVGMDMACTMLSDMVQPDILVAPPRLTTLGQKMMDELCCGRMAVTCNTTVH
- a CDS encoding host cell division inhibitor Icd-like protein, whose amino-acid sequence is MRSIEHPGVSYRLPPRPALRYSPLAVAKSAAGRENPCNLLATPHAPSVFFYFVALVRSFFAQWFLCYCGCQTMVAQAGQPSGWPVSNKAGFSPPSGLPPLRENFGGSNNQYLLEAATMATTLTPTHPKFCFLFAAIRRTAQTATPCILRTVADSEHSARRLLARDYILSFAGRLPVQGGGMNTLAARFHSETYYPIPHADFLRLQHAHSTGVLFLDMLDTLESTGQRPDAAQNAAFASVIAVLTDQLGQVVKTCDSHILASMEASAA